One window of the Camelus ferus isolate YT-003-E chromosome 12, BCGSAC_Cfer_1.0, whole genome shotgun sequence genome contains the following:
- the LRRC10 gene encoding leucine-rich repeat-containing protein 10, producing the protein MGNTIRALVAFIPTDRCQNYVVRDLREMPLDRMVDLSGNRLRRFPVHVCSFQALVKLYLSDNHLDSLPPELGQLQNLQILALDFNDFKALPQVVCTLKQLCILYLGNNKLCDLPRELSLLQNLRTLWVEANYLAQLPDVVCELHLLKTLHAGSNALRLLPGQLQRLRELRTIWLSGNLLTDFPTVLLHMPSLEVIDVDWNSIRYFPSLAHLSSLKLVIYDHNPCRNAPKVAKGVRRVGRWAEETPEPDPRKARRYALAREESQEAQALAQPLPLPPTSSRGASVIGQCQRPNSSIFRTHLH; encoded by the coding sequence ATGGGGAACACCATCAGGGCCCTCGTGGCCTTCATCCCTACTGACCGCTGCCAGAACTACGTGGTCCGGGACCTCCGGGAGATGCCGCTGGACAGGATGGTGGACCTGAGCGGGAACCGGCTGCGCCGCTTCCCCGTGCACGTGTGCTCCTTCCAGGCACTGGTCAAGCTCTACCTGAGCGACAACCACCTGGACAGCCTGCCTCCGGAGCTGGGGCAGCTGCAGAATCTGCAGATCCTGGCCCTGGACTTCAACGACTTCAAGGCTCTGCCCCAGGTGGTGTGTACCTTGAAGCAGCTCTGCATCCTCTATCTGGGCAACAACAAACTCTGCGACCTCCCCAGGGAGCTGAGCCTGCTCCAGAACCTACGAACCCTGTGGGTGGAGGCCAATTACCTCGCCCAGCTGCCAGACGTGGTCTGTGAGCTGCATCTCCTTAAGACTCTGCATGCCGGCTCCAATGCCCTGCGTCTGCTGCCAGGCCAGCTCCAGCGCCTCCGAGAGCTGAGGACCATCTGGCTCTCAGGCAACCTGCTGACCGACTTCCCCACCGTGTTGCTCCACATGCCCTCCCTGGAGGTGATCGACGTGGACTGGAACAGCATCCGCTActtccccagcctggcccaccTGTCGAGCCTGAAGCTGGTCATCTATGACCACAATCCTTGCAGGAACGCACCCAAGGTGGCCAAGGGCGTGCGCCGGGTGGGAAGATGGGCAGAGGAGACGCCAGAGCCTGACCCCAGAAAAGCCAGGCGCTATGCGTTGGCTAGGGAGGAAAGCCAGGAGGCACAGGCACTGGCCCAgcctctcccactccctcccaccaGCTCCCGAGGAGCTTCAGTTATAGGTCAATGCCAAAGGCCCAACTCCAGCATCTTCCGGACACATCTCCACTAG